One part of the Polyangiaceae bacterium genome encodes these proteins:
- a CDS encoding siderophore-interacting protein, whose amino-acid sequence MLNPKRLLRDTLGGLLFNELEVANVQALGPRFRLLELSGRPLRQFTPGAKLQLMLDEGSRTYTPFEVDSEAGTLSLLVYLHGNGPGSQWASSARQGTRVMAFGPRASIDLPRVQAPTILVGDETSIALATLFEQHHRGSATLLEVTSVDETRLALDALELERVTLVQRQVGDAHRSELGSSLLRLQDTLGAASAVLTGNARTIQSVRSGLRDARSRGKQTVKAYWAPGKRGLD is encoded by the coding sequence ATGCTGAACCCGAAGCGGTTGTTGCGCGACACGCTGGGCGGACTGCTCTTCAACGAATTGGAGGTAGCCAACGTCCAGGCGCTGGGGCCGCGCTTCCGGCTGTTGGAACTCAGCGGCCGGCCGCTGCGGCAATTCACTCCGGGTGCGAAGCTCCAGCTGATGCTGGACGAAGGTTCACGCACCTACACGCCATTCGAGGTGGATAGCGAAGCGGGCACGCTGAGCCTCCTCGTATATCTGCACGGCAATGGCCCGGGGAGTCAGTGGGCCAGCTCTGCTCGACAAGGTACGCGGGTGATGGCGTTTGGGCCCAGAGCCTCCATCGACCTCCCTCGGGTCCAAGCCCCCACCATCCTGGTCGGTGACGAGACGTCGATCGCGCTGGCCACGCTGTTCGAACAACACCACCGGGGGAGCGCAACGCTACTCGAGGTGACCTCGGTGGACGAAACCCGTCTGGCACTCGACGCCCTCGAACTCGAGCGCGTAACGTTGGTGCAGCGCCAAGTCGGCGACGCACACCGGAGCGAACTCGGCAGCAGCTTGCTCCGCCTGCAAGATACGCTGGGAGCAGCGTCCGCAGTCCTCACCGGCAACGCTCGCACGATTCAGAGCGTGCGCAGCGGGCTGCGCGACGCCAGGTCGCGGGGAAAGCAAACCGTGAAGGCCTATTGGGCGCCGGGCAAGCGCGGCCTTGACTGA
- the argJ gene encoding bifunctional glutamate N-acetyltransferase/amino-acid acetyltransferase ArgJ: protein MTEPTAPHLVPGFRFAGISAGIKKRGGPDLALIACDRDAVAAGVFTQNIVRAAPVEVAHERVQSGVARAILVNSGNANACTGEPGTRATLQSSQAVAEALGVAPELVLPCSTGVIGQVLPAERIVAHAAGLVAELKEDAVPFANAILTTDRFAKLVQCPVETDAGPATLLGMAKGAGMIHPDLDTGLPQATMLAYLLTDAKVSAQGLRSALLAASQVTFNACSVDGDTSTNDTVLALASGVHAGTASRDSLERAMREVCKELARLMVRDGEGAEHSVAITVAGLTTAEDARKAAHTVATSLLVKTALTGKDPNWGRLLAAAGRSGVLFDPKQASIHVGDVLICEHGMGLGVEAEAKATAIMKTDNYSITLTLGGGSHAFTYTTCDLGHGYVDVNAGYRT, encoded by the coding sequence TTGACCGAACCGACAGCACCGCACCTCGTCCCTGGCTTTCGCTTTGCTGGCATCAGCGCCGGCATCAAGAAGCGTGGCGGCCCCGATCTCGCTTTGATTGCCTGCGATCGAGACGCAGTGGCTGCCGGGGTGTTCACCCAGAACATCGTCCGCGCCGCTCCGGTCGAGGTCGCCCACGAGCGGGTGCAAAGCGGAGTCGCCCGCGCGATCCTCGTCAACAGCGGCAACGCCAACGCGTGCACTGGCGAACCGGGAACCCGCGCAACCCTGCAGTCCAGCCAGGCGGTCGCGGAGGCGCTGGGTGTCGCCCCCGAGCTCGTGCTGCCGTGCTCCACGGGGGTGATCGGCCAGGTCTTGCCCGCGGAGCGCATCGTGGCCCACGCCGCCGGCTTGGTGGCAGAGCTGAAGGAGGACGCCGTTCCCTTCGCGAACGCCATCCTCACGACGGATCGCTTCGCCAAGCTAGTCCAGTGCCCCGTGGAAACGGACGCTGGCCCAGCAACGCTGCTCGGCATGGCCAAAGGCGCCGGGATGATTCACCCTGACCTGGACACGGGCCTTCCCCAGGCGACGATGCTCGCCTACCTGCTGACGGACGCGAAGGTCAGCGCGCAGGGTCTGCGATCTGCGCTGCTCGCGGCAAGCCAAGTCACCTTCAACGCCTGCAGCGTCGATGGCGACACCAGCACGAACGACACCGTGCTCGCCCTCGCCTCAGGAGTGCACGCTGGCACGGCATCTCGCGACAGCCTCGAACGCGCGATGCGCGAGGTGTGCAAGGAGCTCGCAAGGCTGATGGTGCGCGACGGAGAAGGCGCCGAGCACTCTGTCGCGATCACCGTTGCTGGGCTCACCACCGCCGAAGATGCCCGGAAGGCAGCGCACACCGTCGCGACCTCGCTTCTGGTCAAGACCGCTCTCACCGGCAAGGACCCGAACTGGGGTCGCCTGCTCGCAGCTGCTGGGCGGTCCGGCGTGCTCTTCGACCCAAAGCAAGCGAGCATCCACGTGGGCGACGTGTTGATCTGCGAACACGGCATGGGCCTGGGCGTCGAGGCAGAGGCGAAGGCCACCGCCATCATGAAGACGGACAACTACAGCATCACGTTGACCCTCGGCGGTGGCTCCCACGCCTTCACCTACACCACCTGCGATCTCGGACACGGCTACGTCGACGTCAACGCCGGCTACCGGACCTGA
- a CDS encoding PDZ domain-containing protein: MSPAFSPGKSFPNSRLAGFGGEVLLVCALLLTQVDCSPAQNKGTIGAVLAQSPDGRITLREVPPELAAGKAGLQAGDELLLIDGIDVRQLDAKTIHRLLSGEIDQPIDLTLQRGDAVIRVTLKRSAVPRQAPATSEPASENPLSSAESAP, encoded by the coding sequence ATGTCCCCAGCATTTTCCCCGGGGAAATCATTCCCAAACTCCCGCCTGGCCGGGTTTGGGGGTGAGGTGCTCTTGGTGTGCGCCCTCCTCCTCACCCAAGTCGATTGCTCGCCGGCGCAAAACAAGGGAACCATCGGCGCTGTCTTGGCCCAGTCCCCCGACGGCAGGATCACCCTGCGTGAGGTGCCCCCGGAGCTCGCCGCGGGCAAAGCCGGGCTGCAAGCTGGAGACGAGCTCCTGCTGATCGACGGCATCGACGTCCGCCAGCTGGATGCAAAGACGATCCACCGTCTGCTCAGCGGCGAAATCGATCAACCCATCGACCTCACCCTGCAGCGCGGAGACGCAGTGATCCGAGTGACGCTGAAGCGCAGCGCCGTGCCCCGCCAAGCGCCAGCTACGAGCGAGCCCGCTTCGGAGAACCCGCTGAGCAGCGCGGAATCAGCCCCCTGA